In one window of Paracholeplasma morum DNA:
- a CDS encoding sensor domain-containing diguanylate cyclase, whose amino-acid sequence MQLDVRTLYLGGSVVAFIFAIALIEVWYINKYRYKGLFEWILSLFIQAIGVNLTIYRTDSNEFLTIFISNMLIFSSYVLLIRGFCRFMIIPNRKAQHGIIVFIMILTFLYFLYVYPSLQMRFVIISLVSIYFFGYLSYMILYKMPAYYVKTTRFLMAVSLSFIAVNIVRLIYLVSFGIVFKDLFDNQLNGTVSGIAIIVYMTLLPISLLVLIHNRAQAEILVEEVKFESAFYESPTVMIISKYDDGLILDVNKSFELITGFTKEEAVGRTSVELGIWESESYRAETYRKLFSREKVAPLEVKLNTKSGKVIDVIFSSSEMALLGEKTIISLVSDVTELYKAKEELTYFATHDSLTGLLNRHQLNNHFNELVMEFLKTKKGFTLVFMDLDRFKPVNDTYGHDFGDLVLIEVARILKTVFNNHFVARLGGDEFIVLLRSDSTEKDVIEKINRTRKAIEGFKELDGNTINMGASLGYSKYPQEGKLLEELIHEADKKMYEEKTKKHHK is encoded by the coding sequence ATGCAATTAGATGTTAGAACGCTTTATCTCGGTGGTAGTGTTGTCGCTTTTATTTTTGCGATTGCACTCATTGAAGTGTGGTACATCAATAAATATCGTTATAAGGGATTATTCGAATGGATTTTGAGTTTGTTTATTCAGGCTATTGGGGTTAATTTGACGATATATCGAACGGACTCAAATGAGTTTTTAACCATATTCATTTCTAACATGCTTATTTTTTCGAGTTATGTCTTGTTAATTAGAGGGTTTTGTAGGTTTATGATTATCCCTAATCGAAAAGCTCAGCATGGGATTATTGTCTTTATAATGATATTGACATTTCTATATTTCCTATACGTATACCCTTCCTTACAAATGAGGTTTGTGATTATTTCATTAGTTAGCATCTATTTCTTCGGATACTTGAGTTACATGATTTTATACAAGATGCCTGCATACTACGTCAAAACGACAAGGTTTTTAATGGCAGTCTCATTGTCTTTTATTGCAGTGAACATTGTGAGACTCATTTATTTAGTTTCGTTTGGAATCGTATTCAAAGACCTATTTGATAACCAGTTAAATGGTACGGTGAGTGGGATTGCTATTATCGTTTATATGACACTATTGCCTATTTCACTTTTGGTTCTCATTCACAATCGTGCTCAAGCAGAAATTTTAGTTGAAGAGGTCAAGTTTGAAAGTGCATTTTATGAGTCACCAACCGTAATGATCATCTCTAAATATGATGATGGGTTAATTCTAGATGTTAATAAATCATTTGAACTAATTACGGGATTTACAAAAGAAGAAGCTGTTGGAAGAACCAGTGTAGAGTTAGGTATATGGGAGTCTGAAAGTTACAGAGCGGAAACTTATAGAAAACTTTTCAGTCGTGAAAAAGTAGCACCACTGGAAGTCAAACTAAACACTAAGTCAGGCAAAGTAATTGATGTCATCTTCTCATCCAGTGAAATGGCTTTATTAGGAGAAAAAACAATTATTTCTCTAGTGAGTGATGTAACAGAGCTTTACAAAGCAAAAGAAGAACTCACTTATTTTGCTACACATGACTCATTAACAGGATTGTTGAATAGACATCAGCTTAATAATCACTTTAATGAACTTGTTATGGAGTTCTTAAAAACCAAGAAGGGATTTACCCTAGTGTTTATGGATTTAGATAGATTCAAACCAGTTAATGATACCTATGGTCATGACTTTGGAGATCTAGTATTAATTGAGGTTGCGAGAATTCTTAAAACCGTGTTCAATAATCACTTTGTTGCAAGATTAGGTGGGGACGAGTTTATCGTTCTTTTAAGAAGTGACAGTACAGAAAAAGACGTCATTGAGAAAATAAATCGAACACGAAAAGCCATTGAAGGATTTAAAGAACTCGACGGGAATACCATCAATATGGGGGCAAGTTTAGGTTATTCTAAATACCCACAAGAAGGTAAGTTACTTGAAGAACTAATTCATGAAGCAGATAAAAAAATGTATGAAGAAAAAACTAAAAAACATCATAAGTAA